In the genome of Stomoxys calcitrans chromosome 4, idStoCalc2.1, whole genome shotgun sequence, the window ttgcaatgcatcTGGCTGATCATCtctacatacccattgagcccaaAATGAGATTTcaataaattcaataattttcaagcgctgttcgtttgtaggacgattcatggttaaattatagaccaaaccgaagttgtttgatagtgaaacaaaacatgaaacgtgcgTAAGCTGTTTGAACCAGTGTTGTCAGAaagataataactaaaaaatcaccctttataagagtatcaagtatgatccagaccagcccacATTTGCATATTTCTATTGATATGGTAGTGGAATTGTTATTAAAGAGGAAGGTTAACTTTttccatgttggtgggtatccaagccCGTGTTTGAAGAGTAAGTTTGATGAGCATGGTATGTCAAGAAATGGCCCAGCcgattggtagctatatccgagtattgtccgatttctgcCAATTAAGAACTTAATCTCCGTATGGAAGAAAtgtgagtctgtgcaaaatttcaactcaatatctcaatatttAAAGACGGCACAGTGATTATAACTAACGGACATCATTAAAACATATTAGAATTTTAGGAATTAGACATTTCAAAGTGTtgcaatgactaaatgaataaatcccctatcctatggtggtgggtataaaaaagttgcaAACTATGGTATAGTTCCAtgtatactgatctcccgatttcgcgtCTGGAGCCGccgattttatccgatttggctaaaattttgcacgtagtgtccttatacgacttccaataacaatcCCAAGTACTGATCAAATCAtcttataacctgacatagctcccatataaacctgtctcccgatttcacgtcttgagcccatgaaaccctcaattttttccgattaggctaaaagtatgttctattgggttgcccaaaaagtaattgcggattttttaaaagaaagtaaattcacttttaataaaacttagaatgaactttaatcaaatatacttttttacacttttttttctaaagcaagctaaaagtaacagctgataactgacaaaagaaagaatgcaattacagagtcagaagctgtgaaaaaaattgtcaacgccgactgtatgaaaaatccgcaattactttttgggcaacccaataaatcggtccataacctgatatattgggttgcccaaaaagtaattgcggattttttaaaagaaagtaaatgcatttttaataaaacttagaatgaactttaatcaaatatacttttttacactttttttctacacttttttttttgggctacccaatagctcccatataaacggatctctcgACTTCACGCAAGGAGcacctggaagccccaatttttgtacaatttggcTAACACTTTGGAAGTAATGtccttttacgacttccaacaatcgtgccgagtaccgttcaaatcggtttatgacctgatatagctaccgatTTCATGTATGGAGACCCCGGAAGCcgtaatttatgtccgatttggctaaaatgctttgcacgtagtgttctgttgcgacttccaacaaacgtGGCCAAGACGGTTAAATGggtatacaacctgatatatccCCCACATAAGCCGATTTCAagtcttgagcccttggaagccacatttttcctatttggctagacttttgcacgaagtgttcttatatgacttccaaaatgcgtgctacgtatggttcaaatcggtttataaccgcatatacaatagctcccatataaacctatctcccgatttcacttctggagccccCGGCCGCcttaatttttctccgatttgtctaaaacttTTCACGTTgtattccgttacgacttccaacaacggtgccaagtatctttcaaatcagtttataacctgatatagctcacatataaatcgatctttggaTGTGGCCgatttgaccgatctcccgatataatgtCTGGggcccccggaagccgcaatttttatccggggagtataaaatcataaaataatCACCTTTAAGCTTTAAAGATAATATCTGAAGATGAAGAGCCTCCTCTGTTAATCtagaaatattcaaatttgctCACAAATCTTTCAACTCATTGCTCCACCGTACCAATATTGCATTGCATTCCACATTTCCTCCACTCTCGCTCAGATTCGTACATTCTGTTTTCATGGTTGCGGTCAGCTATGTGCCCATCCGTTCCTATTATTATTGCAttccttatttgttttaatCCATTTATTTTCTCTGCTTTCAGGTCATGTGGGTAAGGCGAACATCGGAAAAAGTATCACTGCTGACTGTGGGTAATGTCACCTACAGCAGTGACCCCAGGATACGTGTGAAATTTCAATATCCCAACAATTGGCGTTTGCTGATAAATCCCACCCAGTGGGATGATGCGGGCATCTACATGTGTCAGGTCTCCACACATCCACCGCGGGTTTTCACAACAAATTTAACCGTTATAGGTAAGTAAGTGAAGCGGCCGACCATCACACACGGCCGTGGTGAGAACAACAAGCATTTGCAGATGTTGCCATTGGTTAAAGGAAATGTCGTTCATTCGCACCATATGGCAAATACAGAAAATAATCAAATGCGAATGCATTGACAGGTGTGAAAAACTATGAAAGGATGAGCATATAGAACGATTCAAATGGTTTTTATTTTCAGCTGCATGCAATATTAAACCCCCAGGGCTATTTGCATCTGTTGATATGAAGAGGTTGAAGGTATTTTTAACATGAATTAAATGTATTGCttgcttcttattgatgtaggtcggctGTTACTGTAGATATCGCTTTCATAGAAACTTATCTGATGATTTTACTTTCGGTTAGTTAAAGTACAACAATGCCCTTAAAGTACATCTACGAAATATGGGCTGAATAGATCTACAAAAAAAGATATCGCCCCCATATAAGCCAAACTCCTAGTGGCAAAAATctctatttattatacccaccaccgaaggatgggggtatattaattttgacattccgtttgcaacacatcgaaatatccatttccgaccgtataaagtatttatattcttgatcagcgcaaaaatctaagacgatgtagccaagtccgtccgtctgaccgtctgtctgttgaaatcgcgctacagtctttaaccagtaaggaagggcaaaagtcgggcggtgccgactgtataatacactacacctaccctataagtacaatgtgggacctatatccacattctgaaccaattttgatgaacctcggcgagcaaatatgttcaaactgtaaaaactaaggttgacaaatgacaacattatggcaaattacccaaaatctgacgaacatatatatgggagctatatcattatctgaaccgatttcgagaaaacttctcagatactgtggcagtcgtcgaggaaagcgttttccaaagttttggcaagattagtcaataaatgcgcttgcggtgactctagaagttaaaatcgggtgatatgtatataaatgggagctatatctaaatctgaaccgatttccatgaaattcaccagtaatattgagagtcaacagaaaatccctcctgccgaatttcgagaaaatcggtaaacaaaagaccattttattgcaatattactgcaaatcggacgaacatatatatgggagctatatctagatctgaaccgattttgaccaaactgtatgtatattgtggtagtcattgaggaaagcgttgtgcaatattttggcaagattgatcaataaatgtgcttgcagtggctctaggagtaaaaatcggacgatatatatatatgagagctatatcttaatctgaaccgatatccttgaaactcaccagtaatgttgaatgtcgtaaaaaaatccttcctgtaaaatttcgagagaatcggtcaacaaatgacccattttattacattattactgaaaatcggacgaacatatatatgggagctatatccagatctgaatcgattttctccaatttcaataggtcgaaaaacatgcctgtaccaaatttgaagacaatcggatgaaaactgcgatctgtactttgtacacaaattaacatggacagacagacagacggacatagctaaatcgaatcagaaagtgattctgagccgatcggtatacctttcaatgggtctatctctcttccttttgagtgttacaaaccaattcactaagttataataccctgtaccacagtagtggtgtagggtataaaaatagagatattgagctgaaattttgcatagcttctttttttgtccataagcaggttcgaagatgggctatatcggactatatcttgatataacccccatatagaccgatcttccgattgagggtcttaggcccataaaagccacatttattatccgattttgctgaaatgttgggACAGTAAATAGTGTAAGCCATCTCGATatcgttctttaatttggcccagatcggtccagatttgaatatagctgacatatagaccgatctctcgatttaagttcttgcgcctataaaaaccccatttattgtccgatgtcgccgaaatttgggtcagtgagttatacccttcaccaatttggctcagatcggttcagatccgccgatttagggtcttggtcccgtaaaagccacatttattatccgattttgctgaaattttggactatAAGTTGTGTTATccacctcgacatccttctttactttggctcagagcggtccagatttggatatagctgccatatagaccgatccgccgatttagggtcttaggcccataaaaactatatttattatccgattttcctgaaatttgggacaaagagttgtgttagacccttcgacatccttcgttaatttggccctgatcggatcagacttggatgtagctgtcatatggaccgaactttcgatttaaggttttgggcccataaaaggcccatttattgtccgatgtccccgaaatttaggacagttagtAACGTTAGTACCCTGGAcgtacttctgtaatatggcacagatcggtccagatttgaatatagcttccatatagaccgatctctcgatttgaggttttgggcccataaaaagcgcatttattgtccgatgtcgcttaaatttgggacagtgagttaggctaagcccctcaacatacttctgtaatatggcacagatcggcccagatttgaatatagctgccatatagaccgatctctcgatttaaggtcttgcacccataaaaagcgcatttattgtccgattttgccaaaattttggacagtgagttgtgtaagccaccttgacatccttctttaatttggcccagatcggtctagatttggatatagctgccatatagaccgatcagccgatttatggttttgggcccataaaaggcgcttttattgtacgatgtcgttgaaatttgggtcagtgagttgtgttaggcccttcgacattcttcttcaattcggaccagatcggtctagatttggatatagctgccttatagaccgatatctcgatttgtagttttgggcccataaaacgcgcatttattgtccgatgtcgccgaaatttgggacaatgagttaggttaagccctttgacattccttatcaatttggctcagatcggtccagatttggagttagctgccatatagaccgatctctcgatttaagattttgggcccataaaaatcgcatttattgtccgattttgccaaaattttggacagtgagttgtgttaggcccttcgacatcctactgcAATTTGGTTCCGatcgttccaaatttggatatagctgccatatagaccgatctcttgatttaagattttgggcccataaaaggcgcttttattatccgttgtagctgaaatttgagacattaagttatgttaggctcttcgacatcattcttcaatttggcccagatcggtccagatttggatatagctgccatatagaccgatacgccgatttaaggctttgggcccataaaaggtgcatttattgtccgatttcgccgaaacatTTACCTACTTACTAAGATAATTTGTATACACCAATCGGTATtgggtatccaaacttaaagcatttttttctcattttactTTAAGTTCAAAAAGGATTTAGTCCATATCGCCTTTAAAAGTAGTATATGATATAATttcttaaataatatttttttatcaaatccaTTTTTAAGACATACAGTCAGTGGCCTTTGTGTTTACACACTAACACAAAGctgttattttatatatatatatatatacatatatatatatatatatatatatatatatatatatatatatatatatatcattgcATCTTCTTTTTATAGTTTCTTGCAAAACCTCGCTCGCCCTTAATGAAGCATAAACTTTCCCATTAATTTAGTCCTTTCATCCTACATAACGATAGTTTATAGCAATGACTTTCAGGGTTATTTGGTGGGCATATCCGCACATCCGTATAACCGTTAAACATTATCCCCCTCCCATTCGTTGCTGGGGTGCGTCAAGGACTTGGCCTAGGATAAATTAATTCGTTTAATGAAAAAATCTATAAAGCGTTTGATTAATGTGCCCTTATTTATCTTCTTGCTCGGCACCACCAACCCGCCACATACATATGGCCGCCACAATAAAGGCAGCACGAAAGCATAAACCATCATGTTAAATCATGTTTTATATCACTTTCAGATGGCTCTTTGGCCTTCGAGTGCGTTGAGTGCTGTAAAATTTAATATCCTTTAGGTCTTTGGCCAAGGCAACCAAACAAGCAACACAACTCCAAGTGCTGCATGCTACGTATTGTCCACAACAGTAATACTTGCAGAACCAAAGTTGTGGAGTTGTGTAAAGACATCTGTGCACTTTGAAAACAGAAACAGCAGTGCGCAATGTTTTTGAGGCTTCAAGTGAGTGTTCCAGAAAGGGTTGCTTGTGGACAAATGCAAGCTTAGATTAAATGCATTAATTGTGGTGCATGCGTTGTATTTATAGAGGTTTCGTGCTGTGACTGAGATGaggaaaatattaagaaaatctcAGGTTCTTCTTGAGACAATTAAACAACATTTAAATTACTAACCTTCAGAAAAGTCAAAATTTGGATGAATTGTGAGTCTATagagcaacaaaaaaaactagaaaagtATAAAAGCGTAGTTAAGACAAGTAAAAGAAAAACTGGAAATATTCGGTCGGGTGGAACCTTAAGCATCCACTACcctggatcgcgtttgtcaagttttgcaaagatttttatacccatatcaccataggatgggggtatactaatctagttattccgtttgaaacacctcaaaatattcgcctaagtCGCCAtaaaccatatatatatattcttgatcttcatgacattttaagtcgatctagccatgtccctgcGTTTGTCCATCAGTATATCCGTCCGTATGTTCGttagtatgtccgtccgtccgtctgtctgtctggcgaaagcacgctaacttccggaggagtaaagctagccgcttgaaattttgcacacatacttcttattagtcggttggtattgtaaatgagccataccgatccatgttttgatatagctgccatataaaccgatcttgggtcttgacttcttgagcctctagagtgcgcaattcttatccgattgggttgcaattttgcacgacgtgttttgttataatatccaacaactgtgacaattatggtacaaatcggtttataacctaatatagctgccatataaaccgatcttaggtcttgacttcttaagcctctagagggcgcaattcttatccgatttggctgaaattttgactgacgtattttattcttactctcaacaactgtgtcatataaggttcaaaccggtcataagccgttatagctgccatataaaccgatctgagatcttgacttcttgagcctctagaggtcgcaattattatccaatttgcctgaacgacggatcctctcatgaccatcaacgtacgtgtttattatggcctatagcctgatacagctcccatataaatcggtccatgttttgatatagctgccatataaaccgatcttgggtcttgacttcttgagcctctagagggcgcaattctcgtccgatttgaataaaattttgcatgaggtgtttcgttatgacttccaataactatgctaagtatggcgcaaatcggtacataacctaagatagctgccatataaaccgatcttgggtcttgacttcttgagcctctagagggcgcaattctcgtccgatttgaataaaattttgctcgatgtgttttgttatgacttccaataactgtgtgaaGTGTGGCGCAAaacggtaaataacctgatatagctgccatataaaccgatcttgggtcttgacttcttgagcctctagaggacgcaattctcatccgattttactgaaattttgcatgaggtgttttgttatgacttccaacaactgtgctaagtatggttcaaatcggtacatagcctgatatagctgccatataaaccgatcttggatcttgacttcctgggcctctagagggcgtaattctcgtctgatttgaataaaattttgcatgaggtgttttgttatgacttccaataactgtgctaagttctataccaaatcggtatagaacctgatatagctgccatataaaccgatctgggatcttgatttcttgggcctctagagggcgcaattttcatccaaattggcaaaaattttgtacaacggcttctctcatgaccttcaacatatgtgtcttgtatggtatgaatcgatcaattgatacagcttccatataaaccgatctcccgattttacttcttgagcccctacaaggcgcaattcttatccgaatgaactgaaattttgcacaacgacttctacaaagttcagcattcatttatggtccgaatcgaacgaTGACTTGACAAAGCTcccatagcataacagttcttattcattattctttatttgccttaaaagagataccgcgcatagaactcgtcaaatgcgatccatggtggagggtatataagattcggcccggccgaacgtagcacgctcttgcttgtttttTCACATAGTGTAAGGGGCCTTTATCTTTGTTTCCCACTCACCAGTCATTCTCTTTCTCCATGTTTTGCAGAACCTCCTTTGCGTTTAATTGATGACCAGGAACGTGATGTCGGTGATCGATATTACAAGACAGGCAGTACCATAGATTTACAATGTCAAGTATCCCGTAGCtttttatataaagaaaaacaaaacattttaaaatcccTCAAGCCTTTAAATGGTCACAGTGGCACCACTGCCACTACGAGCAGCAGCAGTAGCGCCAGCACTCCCAGTGGAGCTGTACACTATttgaacagcaacaacaacaacagcagtagCAACGGAAGCAACAGCAATCTAACTAAAACATCAGCCAGCAACAATGGCGAAGGTGCCAGTTTGGGTGGCACTGGGACCATTAATGGCTTTGCATCTGCCATTAATGGCCAATTCCCCGGCACTTACAACGGCACTGCCATCACCAGCAATCGCCAACAACAGAGTGCCACAGATGACCAGACCACAGCGCTAGAGAATGAATTCAGCAATTTAGTGTTCTGGTCAAAGGACGACGAGGACCTGCCGCCCGCAGCCCTGAAACGTTTAAGGtaaatatttttgtagtttACTTTTTCCCCCATGCAAAAgtctatgtgtgtgtgagtattaAATGTGAGTGTATGGAGGGGTGCTGGTGTATGCCACTATGCTGCAGTATCTGATGGGCATTTTCAATTTAACACTGcgaaatttttgtaattaagTTAAGCGCCAAGTGCGACAATTATTAACAGTTTCCGCTTGCACAAACGCACATAGGCCAGGCACCAACACCAG includes:
- the LOC106084309 gene encoding uncharacterized protein LOC106084309, giving the protein MQFNHNNSNNSRHKDSQLKMSQPCNAHLYETPTLCSTRHRRGGDGAAALWHVMWVRRTSEKVSLLTVGNVTYSSDPRIRVKFQYPNNWRLLINPTQWDDAGIYMCQVSTHPPRVFTTNLTVIEPPLRLIDDQERDVGDRYYKTGSTIDLQCQVSRSFLYKEKQNILKSLKPLNGHSGTTATTSSSSSASTPSGAVHYLNSNNNNSSSNGSNSNLTKTSASNNGEGASLGGTGTINGFASAINGQFPGTYNGTAITSNRQQQSATDDQTTALENEFSNLVFWSKDDEDLPPAALKRLSSNDKWLTSRVTITDAKLSDSGNYSCSIGRLFTAIVQVQVLTGELPAAVQHNSAKALDVCNTQSLLIAGALMHLWWRWLCWSCWWRLICFATTMASFFGNSFNVGTAATN